The following proteins are encoded in a genomic region of Blastococcus colisei:
- a CDS encoding CaiB/BaiF CoA transferase family protein, with protein sequence MAGPLDGVLVVDLTRALAGPHAAMMLGDLGARVIKVENPGSGDDTRGWGPPFVQPEGADRESTYFLSTNKNKESITLDLKDEADKATLTELLRRADVLMENFRPGTLARLGFGTDVLAELNPRLVTLAISGFGHDGPEGGRAGYDQIAQGEGGLMSLTGSGPEDPQRVGVPIGDLLAGMYGAYGVLAALMERERTGRGQVVRTSLLAAIVGVHAFQGTAWTVAGKVGRAQGNHHPSIAPYGLFHCADGSVQVACASESLWRKLCAEFGFDPEAPGMATNGERVENRDRVIGLLEEAFAQIDAEDLLARLNKVGIPAGKVRTIDEVYGWDQALSQGLLVDVDHATLGRLQLPGPPLRFFAPSPDGETETTRREHTAPPVLGADGDAIRAWLDS encoded by the coding sequence ATGGCTGGACCACTGGACGGCGTCCTCGTCGTCGACCTGACCCGGGCCCTCGCCGGGCCGCACGCGGCGATGATGCTCGGCGACCTCGGCGCCCGCGTGATCAAGGTGGAGAACCCGGGCAGCGGGGACGACACCCGCGGCTGGGGGCCGCCGTTCGTGCAGCCCGAGGGAGCGGACCGGGAGTCGACGTACTTCCTGTCGACCAACAAGAACAAGGAGTCGATCACCCTCGACCTCAAGGACGAGGCCGACAAGGCGACGCTCACCGAGCTGCTGCGCCGGGCCGACGTGCTGATGGAGAACTTCCGGCCGGGAACGCTGGCGCGGCTCGGGTTCGGCACCGACGTCCTGGCCGAGCTCAACCCGCGGCTGGTGACGCTGGCGATCAGCGGCTTCGGCCACGACGGCCCGGAGGGTGGGCGTGCCGGCTACGACCAGATCGCCCAGGGCGAGGGCGGGCTGATGTCGCTCACCGGCTCCGGGCCGGAGGACCCGCAGCGGGTCGGCGTCCCCATCGGTGACCTGCTGGCCGGCATGTACGGCGCCTACGGCGTGCTCGCCGCCCTCATGGAGCGCGAGCGCACCGGCCGGGGGCAGGTCGTGCGCACCTCGCTGCTCGCGGCGATCGTCGGCGTGCACGCCTTCCAGGGGACGGCGTGGACGGTGGCCGGGAAGGTCGGCCGCGCGCAGGGCAACCACCACCCCTCGATCGCGCCGTACGGCCTCTTCCACTGCGCCGACGGCAGCGTGCAGGTGGCCTGCGCCAGCGAGTCGCTGTGGCGGAAGCTCTGCGCCGAGTTCGGCTTCGACCCCGAGGCGCCCGGCATGGCGACCAACGGCGAGCGCGTGGAGAACCGGGACCGGGTGATCGGGCTCCTCGAGGAGGCGTTCGCGCAGATCGACGCGGAGGACCTGCTGGCCCGGCTGAACAAGGTCGGCATCCCAGCGGGCAAGGTGCGCACGATCGACGAGGTCTACGGCTGGGACCAGGCGCTGTCCCAGGGCCTGCTGGTCGACGTCGACCACGCCACCCTCGGCCGGCTGCAGCTGCCCGGCCCACCGCTGCGGTTCTTCGCGCCGAGTCCGGACGGCGAGACCGAGACGACCCGCCGCGAGCACACCGCTCCCCCGGTGCTGGGTGCCGACGGCGACGCGATCCGCGCCTGGCTGGACTCGTGA
- a CDS encoding UTP--glucose-1-phosphate uridylyltransferase, protein MTSPSARPARKAVIPVAGMGTRFLPATKAVPKELLPVVDRPALQYIVEEAARAGLPEVLMVTGRNKAAIEDFFDRHPELETALEKKGDAGRLAAVQESTDVAQVHFVRQGEAKGLGHAVLQAAAFVGDEPFAVLLGDDLIDARDHLLEHMLAVQAEHGGSVIALLDVGRENIDKYGAVAIEPGAHAAVDGDEVVRVTGLVEKPPIDEAPSSLAIIGRYVLSPSVFEVLRETAPGRGGEIQLTDALATLVERGEPVHGVVFSGRRYDTGDRLDYLKAVVRLATERDDLGPPLRSWLREFVADLPAEGASSS, encoded by the coding sequence GTGACCAGCCCTTCCGCCCGCCCGGCACGCAAGGCCGTCATCCCCGTCGCCGGGATGGGGACCCGCTTCCTGCCGGCGACCAAGGCCGTGCCCAAGGAACTGCTGCCGGTGGTCGACCGGCCGGCGCTGCAGTACATCGTCGAGGAGGCCGCGCGCGCCGGGCTGCCCGAGGTGCTGATGGTCACCGGCCGGAACAAGGCCGCCATCGAAGACTTCTTCGACCGCCACCCCGAGCTCGAGACCGCCCTGGAGAAGAAGGGCGACGCCGGCCGGCTGGCCGCGGTGCAGGAGTCCACCGACGTGGCGCAGGTCCACTTCGTGCGGCAGGGCGAGGCCAAGGGCCTGGGCCATGCGGTGCTCCAGGCCGCGGCGTTCGTCGGGGACGAACCGTTCGCGGTGCTGCTCGGTGACGACCTGATCGACGCCCGCGACCACCTGCTCGAGCACATGCTCGCCGTGCAGGCCGAGCACGGCGGGTCGGTGATCGCCCTGCTCGACGTGGGCCGGGAGAACATCGACAAGTACGGCGCCGTGGCGATCGAGCCCGGCGCCCACGCGGCCGTCGACGGCGACGAGGTGGTCCGCGTGACCGGCCTGGTCGAGAAGCCGCCGATCGACGAGGCGCCGAGCAGCCTGGCGATCATCGGCCGCTACGTGCTGTCGCCATCGGTCTTCGAGGTGCTGCGGGAGACCGCGCCCGGCCGCGGCGGGGAGATCCAGCTGACCGACGCGCTGGCCACCCTCGTCGAGCGTGGCGAGCCCGTCCACGGTGTCGTCTTCAGCGGACGGCGTTACGACACCGGCGACCGGCTGGACTACCTCAAGGCGGTCGTCCGGCTGGCCACCGAGCGCGACGATCTGGGCCCGCCGCTGCGCTCGTGGCTGCGCGAGTT
- a CDS encoding SLC13 family permease: MSPEIVTIIALVVIFAIATFLPINMGALAFVAAFVVGTLSVGLDTDEIIGGFPAGLVLTLIGVTYLFAIAQNNGTVDLLVRGAVRMVGGHVAAIPWIMFFVTAVLTAIGALSPAAVAIIAPIALTFAARHGISPLLMGMMVIHGAQGGGFSPISVYGVTVNTIVEDEGLPSSPLAVFLGALFFNIAIAVVLFFVLGGRKLIGRKVDTHADTAAATTTAAAAQAHGTEVRGHGAAPGPAVGGDPADDADHVHPDRPEPVRFEQILTLVGLVVVAVLALAFDLDIGFVAITVAVVLALFSAKQHKGAVSQISWSTVLLIAGVLTFVSVLEAAGTIDYVGDAVIGLGVPLVIALLLAYIGGVVSAFASSTAIIGVAILLAVPFLEAGDISAVGVVVALSVASTIVDVSPFSTNGALVLAAAQDVDKDRFYKQILGYAAIVVAAGPFLAWLVFVVPGWL; encoded by the coding sequence GTGTCCCCTGAGATCGTCACCATCATCGCGCTGGTCGTGATCTTCGCGATCGCCACGTTCCTGCCCATCAACATGGGCGCGCTGGCCTTCGTCGCCGCCTTCGTCGTCGGCACCCTCTCGGTGGGGCTGGACACCGACGAGATCATCGGCGGCTTCCCGGCGGGGCTGGTGCTGACCCTGATCGGGGTCACCTACCTGTTCGCCATCGCGCAGAACAACGGCACCGTCGACCTGCTGGTCAGGGGCGCGGTGAGGATGGTCGGCGGCCACGTCGCGGCCATCCCGTGGATCATGTTCTTCGTCACCGCGGTGCTCACCGCGATCGGAGCGCTCTCCCCTGCCGCGGTCGCGATCATCGCGCCGATCGCGCTCACCTTCGCCGCGCGGCACGGGATCAGCCCGCTGCTGATGGGCATGATGGTGATCCACGGCGCGCAGGGTGGCGGCTTCTCCCCCATCAGCGTCTACGGCGTCACGGTCAACACGATCGTGGAGGACGAGGGCCTGCCGAGCAGCCCGCTCGCGGTCTTCCTCGGCGCGCTGTTCTTCAACATCGCCATCGCCGTGGTGCTGTTCTTCGTCCTCGGCGGTCGCAAGCTGATCGGCCGCAAGGTGGACACCCACGCGGACACGGCCGCCGCGACCACGACCGCCGCGGCTGCGCAGGCGCACGGCACCGAGGTACGCGGGCACGGCGCCGCCCCCGGCCCGGCCGTCGGTGGAGACCCTGCCGATGACGCTGACCACGTCCACCCCGACCGGCCGGAACCGGTGCGCTTCGAGCAGATCCTCACGCTCGTCGGGCTCGTCGTGGTCGCCGTCCTCGCGCTGGCCTTCGACCTGGACATCGGCTTCGTGGCCATCACCGTCGCCGTCGTCCTCGCGCTGTTCTCGGCCAAGCAGCACAAGGGCGCGGTGAGCCAGATCAGCTGGTCGACCGTCCTGCTCATCGCCGGCGTGCTGACGTTCGTGTCCGTCCTGGAGGCGGCCGGCACGATCGACTACGTCGGCGACGCGGTCATCGGGCTCGGGGTGCCGCTCGTGATCGCCCTCCTCCTGGCCTACATCGGAGGGGTGGTGTCGGCCTTCGCGTCGTCGACGGCGATCATCGGTGTCGCCATCCTGCTCGCGGTGCCGTTCCTGGAGGCCGGGGACATCAGCGCCGTGGGTGTGGTGGTCGCCCTGTCCGTGGCCTCGACCATCGTCGACGTGAGCCCGTTCTCCACGAACGGTGCGCTCGTCCTGGCCGCGGCACAGGACGTCGACAAGGACCGCTTCTACAAGCAGATCCTCGGCTACGCCGCGATCGTCGTCGCCGCCGGGCCGTTCCTGGCCTGGCTGGTCTTCGTCGTCCCCGGCTGGCTGTGA